The stretch of DNA AATCAATCGTATTTGCTGGGTGATAAGCTTATAGAAGTTTGCAAACAATTAGGAGTGGATGGCATACATCCGGGTTATGGTTTTCTTTCGGAAAATGCTGAATTTGCTCAAAAAGTGAGTGATGCAAAATTGATTTTTATTGGCCCATCTCCGGAAGCGATGAATATTATGGGCGATAAATTATCGGCTAAAGCAGCGGCTAAGAAATACAATATTCCAATGGTACCCGGAACGGATGGAGCAATTGACGATGTTGAAAAGGCGAAAATTACAGCGGCCGAAGTTGGATTTCCAATCTTAATAAAAGCTTCTGCAGGTGGTGGAGGAAAAGGAATGCGCATTGTTGAAAGAGCCGAAGATTTTGAAGAACAAATGAAATTGGCAGTAAGTGAAGCAAAATCGGCGTTTGGTAACGGTGCAGTTTTTATTGAACGCTATGTTGCCGGTCCTCGACATATTGAAATACAAGTACTGGGCGATACGCATGGTAACATTGTGCATTTGTTTGAACGCGAATGCAGCATACAACGACGTCATCAAAAAGTTATAGAGGAAGCACCTTCAAGTGTACTCACTCCTGCTTTACGCGAGGCGATGGGCAAATGCGCAGTAGATGTAGCCCGTGCCTGTAATTATGTTGGTGCTGGTACAGTTGAATTTTTATTGGATGAAACAAGTAATTTTTATTTCCTTGAAATGAATACCCGCTTGCAGGTTGAGCATCCTGTAACCGAAATGATTACAGGTGTTGATTTGGTTAAGGAACAGATTGAAATAGCACGAGGAAAAAAAATTAGCTTTACTCAAAAGGATTTAAAAATATTAGGTCATTCGCTAGAAGTGCGAGTTTATGCCGAAGACCCGGCGAATCAGTTTTTACCGGATATAGGTACACTTCAAACTTATCGCAGGCCTCAAGGCAATGGAGTGCGTGTTGACGATGGATTTGAAGAAGGAATGACTATTCCAATTTACTATGATCCTATGATATCGAAGTTGATTTCGTATGGTAAAAATCGTGAAGAAGCAATTGCAAAAATGCTGAGAGCTATTGATGAATACGAAATTGTAGGTGTTCAAACAACTTTAAAATTTTGCAGTTTTGTTTTAAAACACGAAGCTTTTGTTTCAGGCAATTTTGATACGCATTTTGTAAAGAAATATTTTACTGCAGATAAATTAAAATCAGAAGATGCGAATGAATTGGAAATTGCTGCTTTAATTTCTGCCTATTATTACAACACTTCTAAGAAACAAGCTATATCTGTAACATCAGAAGATGCAAAAAATCAAAGCAATTGGCGAAGGAATCGTTTGTCGCAGGATTAATCACTGTTAAATTTGATAATCTAAGTTTCTCAGAAAAAATTCATTTCAGCACCTTTTTTTGACAATGAAAAATAAAGACCGAGTAAATGTAGTGTACTCAACCAATCCTAATTTTAAGTACGAATCGCTTGATGCCTCTGAGCCTGCCACACTTGCTCCTGCACAACAAAACTTAAAAATATTTCTCGATAAAAAACAACGTGCAGGTAAATCGGTAACCTTAATTACCGGTTTTATTGGTAAAAGTGATGATTTAACAGATTTGGGTAAAAAACTCAAATCGAAATGCGGCGTGGGCGGAACTGTAAAAGATGGTGAAATATTGTTGCAAGGCGATTTTAGAGATAAAATTTTTGAACTCTTAACGAAGGAAGGATATAAAGTAAAAAAGGCTGGAGGATAATTTATTTCTTGAGTACTTTATTATATAGGGCTTCGTATTGTGGCAATATTTTTTCAATATCAAATTTCTTGGCTTGTTCAAAAGCCTGCAATTTAAATTTCTTCAATGTATCTTCATTTTCTAACAAAGAAATTGTTTTAGCTACCATTTGATCTACATCTGCAACATTGCATAAATATCCTGAATACCCATCTATATTTACTTCGGGCAAACCACCGGTATTTGTTGAAATTACTGGAACTTTGCTAGCCATGGCTTCCAATGCTGCAAGTCCAAAACTTTCTGTTTCAGAAGGTAAAATAAACACATCAGCAATCGACAATATTTGAATTGGATCGGTTACTTTTCCAAGCATCCGTATATCGTTGCAAGTATCAAGTTCCCTGCATAATTTTTCGATGTTGGTGCGTTCAGGACCATCTCCTATCATAATTAACTTTGAAGGAATTACTTTACGTACCTTATCAAAAACATGCAACACATCTTCAACACGCTTTACCTTTCTGAAGTTTGAAATGTGCATCAAAATTTTTTCCTTATTGCTAGCAAATACGCTTCTGCTGCAATCAGCTTCATGCTTTTGGTAATCAGAAATTTTTACAAAATTCGGAATAACTTGAATCTCGCGGGTTACAGCAAAATGTTTGTAGGTATCTTCCTTTAAACTTTCACTCACCGAAGTAACAGCATCGCT from Bacteroidota bacterium encodes:
- a CDS encoding translation initiation factor, with product MKNKDRVNVVYSTNPNFKYESLDASEPATLAPAQQNLKIFLDKKQRAGKSVTLITGFIGKSDDLTDLGKKLKSKCGVGGTVKDGEILLQGDFRDKIFELLTKEGYKVKKAGG
- the accC gene encoding acetyl-CoA carboxylase biotin carboxylase subunit, whose translation is MKKILIANRGEIAVRVMRTCKEMGIKTVAVYSEADRTSPHVKYADEAVCIGPPPSNQSYLLGDKLIEVCKQLGVDGIHPGYGFLSENAEFAQKVSDAKLIFIGPSPEAMNIMGDKLSAKAAAKKYNIPMVPGTDGAIDDVEKAKITAAEVGFPILIKASAGGGGKGMRIVERAEDFEEQMKLAVSEAKSAFGNGAVFIERYVAGPRHIEIQVLGDTHGNIVHLFERECSIQRRHQKVIEEAPSSVLTPALREAMGKCAVDVARACNYVGAGTVEFLLDETSNFYFLEMNTRLQVEHPVTEMITGVDLVKEQIEIARGKKISFTQKDLKILGHSLEVRVYAEDPANQFLPDIGTLQTYRRPQGNGVRVDDGFEEGMTIPIYYDPMISKLISYGKNREEAIAKMLRAIDEYEIVGVQTTLKFCSFVLKHEAFVSGNFDTHFVKKYFTADKLKSEDANELEIAALISAYYYNTSKKQAISVTSEDAKNQSNWRRNRLSQD
- the bshA gene encoding N-acetyl-alpha-D-glucosaminyl L-malate synthase BshA translates to MKIGIVCYPTFGGSGVVATELGIELALKGHQIHFISYSQPVRLDFISENIFYHEVAVSDYPLFDFQPYELVLSSKLVDVVKYEKLDLLHVHYAIPHASAAYMAKQILASQGINIPFITTLHGTDITLVGKDASFEPVITFAINQSDAVTSVSESLKEDTYKHFAVTREIQVIPNFVKISDYQKHEADCSRSVFASNKEKILMHISNFRKVKRVEDVLHVFDKVRKVIPSKLIMIGDGPERTNIEKLCRELDTCNDIRMLGKVTDPIQILSIADVFILPSETESFGLAALEAMASKVPVISTNTGGLPEVNIDGYSGYLCNVADVDQMVAKTISLLENEDTLKKFKLQAFEQAKKFDIEKILPQYEALYNKVLKK